A portion of the Lolium rigidum isolate FL_2022 chromosome 1, APGP_CSIRO_Lrig_0.1, whole genome shotgun sequence genome contains these proteins:
- the LOC124682782 gene encoding probable receptor-like protein kinase At1g80640 — MPRSATVLLADAARRTLTDVSSPPAPSPAADAPILPGVVVSPPTAVKIPTEGDNHYQKQVLVAVILSLVAVIVMAVSATYAWSFWRKAREALDSKDMKLQNRSNGHMLLPVLGKLNSNKMSNKEVIAMMDFSVLETATDKFSEKNILGKGGLGCVYRACLDGNVVAAVKKLNCCRQEVEKEFENELDFLGKIRHPNVISVLGYCSHEDTRLVIYELMENGSLETQLHGSSHGSALSWHTRLKIALDAARGLEHLHEHCNPIIIHRDIKSSNILLDSVYNAKISDFGLATYGGNHNRDDINPSGTVGYVAPEYLLDGQLTEKSDVYSFGVVLLELLLGRKPVERVGESHCESIVSWAMPQITDRTKLPQIIDPVIQNTMDLRHLYQVAAVAVLCVQPEPSYRPLIADVLHSLVPLVPVELGGTLRVVEQPRSAG; from the exons ATGCCTAGGAGTGCCACGGTTCTGCTCGCGGATGCGGCGAGGAGGACCCTTACCGACGTGTCCTCGCCGCCCGCGCCATCGCCGGCGGCAGACGCGCCCATCCTTCCTGGTGTGGTGGTATCTCCTCCGACAG CAGTAAAGATCCCAACTGAAGGAGATAACCATTACCAAAAGCAGGTCCTAGTTGCAGTTATCCTGTCACTCGTTGCAGTCATCGTAATGGCAGTATCAGCAACTTATGCATGGTCCTTCTGGAGAAAAGCTCGTGAAGCTCTGGACTCCAAGGACATGAAACTTCAAA ATCGTAGTAACGGGCACATGTTGCTGCCGGTGCTGGGGAAACTTAATTCAAATAAAATGTCCAATAAAGAAGTAATTGCAATGATGGACTTCTCAGTCTTAGAGACCGCTACTGACAAATTCAGTGAAAAGAATATCTTGGGAAAAGGAGGTCTTGGTTGTGTATATAGAGCTTGTCTTGATGGAAACGTAGTTGCAGCTGTGAAGAAACTGAATTGTTGTAGGCAAGAAGTTGAGAAAGAGTTTGAG AatgagctggattttcttggaaaaATTCGACATCCCAATGTGATCTCTGTGCTGGGATATTGCAGTCATGAAGATACAAGGCTGGTCATTTATGAGTTAATGGAAAATGGTTCTCTTGAAACACAATTACATG GATCCTCTCACGGGTCAGCTTTAAGTTGGCACACTCGCCTGAAAATTGCTCTTGATGCCGCAAG AGGGTTGGAACACCTTCATGAGCACTGCAATCCAATAATTATTCACAGAGATATAAAATCATCCAATATACTTCTTGACTCTGTGTATAATGCAAAG ATATCAGATTTTGGCCTTGCAACATATGGTGGAAACCACAACAGAGATGACATAAACCCTTCAGGAACTGTTGGTTATGTTGCACCAGAGTATCTTCTAGATG GTCAATTAACTGAGAAAAGTGACGTATATTCTTTTGGTGTGGTTCTTCTTGAGCTGTTGCTTGGAAGGAAACCAGTGGAAAGGGTTGGAGAGTCTCATTGTGAATCTATTGTGTCATGG GCCATGCCTCAGATAACGGATAGAACAAAGCTGCCACAAATAATTGATCCTGTTATCCAAAACACCATGGACTTGAGACATCTATATCAA GTTGCTGCTGTTGCTGTCCTTTGTGTTCAGCCAGAGCCAAGCTATAGACCACTAATCGCAGATGTTCTTCACTCGCTTGTTCCTCTTGTTCCTGTGGAGCTTGGGGGCACTCTGAGGGTAGTCGAGCAACCCCGTTCAGCTGGCTAA